A portion of the Adhaeribacter radiodurans genome contains these proteins:
- a CDS encoding GAF domain-containing protein, giving the protein MAESVVVDQNLTKTEKYETLLPQIEALVTGESDLVANLANVMAALKFGLNFFWVGAYLVKERELVLGPFQGPVACTRIAFNKGVCGACYTRRETMLVPDVEAFPGHIACSSDSKSEIVVPVFKNNEVVMVLDVDSDQLNDFDETDKVYLERLAELMSTWF; this is encoded by the coding sequence ATGGCTGAAAGTGTAGTTGTTGATCAGAATTTAACAAAAACAGAAAAGTACGAAACTTTATTACCCCAGATAGAAGCTTTGGTAACCGGGGAAAGCGATTTAGTGGCCAACCTTGCTAATGTAATGGCGGCTTTAAAATTTGGGTTAAATTTTTTCTGGGTGGGCGCTTACCTGGTAAAAGAACGCGAGTTGGTATTGGGTCCGTTTCAGGGGCCGGTGGCTTGTACGCGCATTGCTTTTAACAAAGGCGTTTGCGGCGCCTGTTACACCCGCCGCGAAACCATGCTGGTACCTGATGTGGAGGCTTTTCCGGGCCACATTGCCTGCAGTTCCGATTCTAAATCTGAGATTGTAGTGCCAGTGTTTAAAAACAACGAAGTAGTGATGGTACTCGATGTAGACAGCGACCAATTAAATGATTTCGACGAAACGGATAAAGTATATCTGGAACGATTAGCTGAGTTAATGAGTACCTGGTTTTAA
- the ribD gene encoding bifunctional diaminohydroxyphosphoribosylaminopyrimidine deaminase/5-amino-6-(5-phosphoribosylamino)uracil reductase RibD, whose translation MRFADELYMRRALELAALGHNTTRPNPMVGCVVTYKGKIIGEGCHQQYGGPHAEVNAINSLADKSLLPQCKVYVTLEPCSHYGKTPPCADFLIEHGVRSIFICNTDPNPLVAGRGIRKLLDAGCEVHVGLLEEEGSELNKRFFTFHRHKRPYIVLKWAQTADGFIAQSNGEPTAISGSLAKKLVHKWRTEEQAIMVGTRTALSDNPHLNVREWTGNAPIRIVIDKNLRLPPTLHVFDKKQPTFVYNYERHENTPNLEYVKITPAVDLLEQILPDLHQRSIQSVLVEGGTILLNHFLASDIWDEIRVLRSPQQLENGVKAPSLPLTGLTQTATIGDDELFIYRKYQ comes from the coding sequence ATGAGATTTGCAGATGAATTGTACATGCGGCGGGCGTTGGAACTAGCTGCTCTGGGCCATAATACTACCCGGCCCAATCCGATGGTAGGCTGCGTGGTAACGTATAAAGGTAAAATTATTGGGGAGGGCTGTCACCAACAATACGGTGGGCCGCACGCCGAAGTAAATGCCATTAACAGCTTAGCCGATAAAAGTTTACTGCCGCAATGTAAGGTATATGTTACCCTGGAACCTTGTTCGCATTACGGGAAAACGCCTCCCTGCGCCGATTTTTTAATTGAGCACGGGGTGCGAAGCATTTTTATCTGCAATACCGATCCGAATCCTTTGGTGGCGGGCCGAGGCATCCGGAAGTTATTAGATGCCGGCTGCGAAGTGCATGTGGGCTTATTAGAGGAAGAAGGTTCAGAACTAAACAAGCGTTTTTTTACTTTTCACCGGCACAAGCGACCGTATATTGTTTTAAAGTGGGCCCAAACGGCCGATGGCTTTATTGCCCAATCTAACGGAGAACCAACGGCTATTAGTGGTTCATTGGCTAAAAAGTTAGTACATAAATGGCGCACCGAAGAACAGGCTATTATGGTGGGCACCCGTACGGCTTTATCGGATAATCCACACTTAAATGTACGCGAATGGACGGGCAATGCCCCCATCCGGATTGTGATAGATAAAAATTTACGCTTGCCGCCTACCCTACATGTATTCGATAAAAAGCAACCAACATTCGTTTATAATTACGAACGCCACGAAAACACCCCCAACCTGGAGTATGTTAAGATCACCCCAGCCGTAGATTTACTAGAACAAATACTACCTGATTTGCACCAACGTTCCATACAATCGGTGCTGGTAGAAGGCGGTACCATTTTACTAAATCATTTTCTGGCTTCGGATATTTGGGACGAAATCCGGGTTTTGCGGAGCCCTCAACAATTAGAAAATGGCGTGAAAGCCCCATCCCTACCCCTTACCGGTTTAACTCAAACTGCAACAATCGGGGACGATGAACTGTTTATTTACCGAAAATACCAGTAA
- a CDS encoding phosphatidylserine decarboxylase family protein, which yields MKIHKEGRKILLFTFLGLLIVNLLLFRLNAPHETFNKIFLAISVIAFLLLLQFFRSPFRTLITHEDLVIAPADGKVVVIENVHEPEFFKDTRKQISIFMSPINVHITRNPVSGIVKYFKYHPGNYFVAWHPKSSTKNERTTVVVTSDAGPDILFRQIAGAMARRIVWYVTEGDEVNQGEEFGFIKFGSRVDIFVPVDTDIKVNLGEKTKGGQTVIAQLKTTGSFFG from the coding sequence ATGAAAATTCACAAAGAAGGACGTAAAATTTTACTTTTTACCTTTCTGGGATTACTTATTGTGAACCTGCTTTTATTTCGGTTAAATGCACCCCACGAAACCTTCAATAAAATTTTCCTGGCGATTTCTGTTATTGCATTTCTGCTTTTGCTGCAGTTTTTCCGGAGCCCTTTCCGTACTTTAATTACTCACGAAGATTTAGTAATTGCACCCGCCGATGGCAAAGTAGTAGTAATTGAGAATGTGCACGAACCGGAATTTTTTAAAGATACCCGCAAGCAGATTTCTATTTTTATGTCGCCGATTAATGTGCACATTACCCGCAACCCGGTATCGGGCATTGTAAAGTATTTTAAATACCATCCCGGCAATTATTTTGTGGCCTGGCACCCAAAATCGAGTACTAAAAACGAACGTACCACGGTAGTGGTAACTTCCGATGCCGGCCCGGATATTTTATTCCGGCAAATTGCCGGCGCCATGGCCCGCCGCATTGTGTGGTACGTAACCGAAGGCGACGAAGTAAACCAGGGCGAAGAATTTGGTTTTATTAAGTTTGGCTCGCGCGTAGATATTTTTGTACCGGTTGATACCGATATAAAAGTAAACCTCGGCGAGAAAACCAAAGGTGGCCAAACCGTTATAGCCCAATTAAAAACTACCGGTTCTTTCTTTGGGTAA